In one Phycisphaerae bacterium genomic region, the following are encoded:
- a CDS encoding PadR family transcriptional regulator, producing the protein MNIWQDLIKGTVVPIVLAMLKDRPMYGYEIVRVVNARTNGRFEWREGTLYPALHRLEADGLVTSKWQDGASGPGAGRPRKYYSITGKGLAELAHRTAEWKEFSAAVNACLIGG; encoded by the coding sequence ATGAACATCTGGCAGGATCTGATCAAGGGGACGGTGGTGCCGATTGTGCTGGCCATGCTCAAGGACCGGCCGATGTACGGGTATGAGATCGTGCGGGTGGTCAACGCCCGGACCAACGGGCGGTTCGAGTGGCGTGAAGGCACGCTGTATCCGGCCCTGCACCGCCTCGAAGCCGACGGGCTGGTCACCTCCAAATGGCAGGACGGGGCCTCCGGACCGGGGGCGGGTCGGCCGCGAAAATACTACTCCATTACCGGCAAGGGCCTGGCCGAACTGGCCCACCGGACGGCGGAGTGGAAGGAGTTTTCCGCCGCGGTCAACGCGTGCCTGATAGGAGGCTAA